A stretch of the Leopardus geoffroyi isolate Oge1 chromosome B2, O.geoffroyi_Oge1_pat1.0, whole genome shotgun sequence genome encodes the following:
- the NCR2 gene encoding natural cytotoxicity triggering receptor 2, which translates to MSPATSTRRNGHMVQRAPLPPLLLLSLLIPGSWAVPDAQPLHRVAGQTLSVRCQYPPKGWPYERKSWCKELSAVKCTRLVTSSGPRRLAQASRFSIWDNPSTGLFIVTMTGLKEEDSGHYWCRIYHASGNSVSKSIRFYLTVSPAPITFPEMASHQPPSRALSTASASTQATRASRDLISSQNQSCVSSTGRAREAPRASSAITAPSQQQNCTLHCHPAAPGALVSVLCGLLLAKSVVLSALLVWALRSRHAQHRGRSLMYPARSRLQASGPKKDGQYPPGSPGAPP; encoded by the exons ATGTCCCCTGCCACCAGCACGAGAAGAAACGGCCACATGGTCCAGAGAGCCCCGCTCCCACCCCTGCTGCTCCTGTCACTGTTGATCCCAG GCTCGTGGGCTGTACCAGACGCACAGCCACTTCACCGAGTGGCGGGGCAGACGCTTTCTGTGAGATGCCAGTACCCCCCCAAGGGCTGGCCCTACGAGAGGAAGAGCTGGTGTAAGGAGCTATCGGCGGTCAAGTGCACCAGGTTAGTCACCAGCTCCGGTCCCCGCAGGCTGGCTCAGGCCTCTCGATTCTCAATCTGGGACAACCCTAGCACTGGCCTCTTCATTGTCACCATGACTGGGCTGAAGGAGGAAGATTCAGGACACTACTGGTGTAGAATTTACCATGCTTCCGGCAACTCTGTCTCTAAGTCCATAAGGTTCTATCTGACGGTGTCTCCAG CCCCCATCACCTTTCCAGAGATGGCCTCCCACCAGCCTCCATCAAGAGCTCTGAGCACTG cTTCTGCCTCCACGCAGGCCACCCGGGCTTCCCGTGACCTGATCTCATCACAGAACCAGAGCTGTGTGTCCTCCACTGGAAGAGCCAGAGAGGCCCCCAGGGCTTCCTCTGCCATCACTGCCCCTTCACA GCAACAAAACTGCACCCTCCACTGTCACCCTGCAGCCCCCGGCGCTCTGGTCTCCGTGCTCTGTGGACTCCTTCTGGCCAAGAGCGTGGTGTTGTCAGCCCTGCTTGTCTG GGCCTTAAGGAGTCGACATGCGCAACACAGAGGGAGGTCTCTGATGTACCCAGCTCGGTCCAGACTCCAGGCCTCAGGGCCCAAGAAGGATGGCCAGTATCCCCCAGGCTCCCCGGGGGCGCCTCCCTGA